The DNA sequence GGTGATGATCGTCGGCCATAGTTCGTGTGTGCTCGGCTCCCCCGTGTCGCTGACTATCGTCTCGATCGGGTCGTACCTGTCGAGGGTCAGATGAGGGTGTTCGGTGGGGGTGACCAACTCGGGATCGAGCGCGTCGATCCCGAGTACGACGACTGTCATGGTCTCGTGGGGACAGCGGTCAGTCAAATATCTTTGTCTTTCGGTCGGAGGCTCCGGAGGGAAAGATGGAAATGACTGTTCGTCGCAGTAGATGTCATATGACCTCTCGCCCTAACGTTCTCTGGATCACCCTCGACAGCGTCCGGGCGGACCACACCTCGATGGACGGCTACTCCCGTGACACGACGCCACGGATGCAGGCGGTCGCGAACCTCGCGGACGGGCGGTCCTTCTCGAACTGTTTTGCCACCGGGAACTCGACCCCCAAGTCTACCGGATCGATGCTCACCGGGACGTACCCGACTCGACACGGCCTCGGCATCTCGAACGAGTACCTCCCCGAGAACATTGACACCGTCCCGGAACTGTTCCGCCGGGTCGGATACGCGACCGCGGGACTGACGCGCAACTCCTACGTCAGTTCCGGGACGGGACTCGACAGGGGTTTCGACAGGTTCGAGTGGGTCGCTGCCTCGACGATGCTCGACGCCGTCGACTTCAGAACCATCGCGAAGTACCTCTTCAACATCCGAAAACACTCCGCCGGACTGTCGCTGGATACGGCGAAACACGCCACCCCGTACCTGTTGAACGAGATGGCGAAGCAGTGGCTCGCCGACCTGGCCCGTGACGAACCGTTCTTCATGTATCTCCACTACAACGAGCCCCACCGTCCGTACTTCCCGCCGCTCCCCTATCTGGACCGATACACCGACCACCTCGACATCTCGGCGTCCGAAGCGGCGGAGATCTCCATGCGGGTCCACTACGAACTCGAGGACATCGTGGCCGACGGCTGCGACCTTACCGAGACCGAACTGGCGGCTGTTGAAGCCATGTACGATGCCGAGATCGCCTATACCGACGAACAGGTCGGGAACCTGCTCGACTATCTGCGCTCGCTCGACCTCTCGGACACGGTGGTCGTGATCACCGGGGACCACGGCGAACTGTTCGGCGAACGCGGCCTGCTCGCACACGACTTCGCCGTGAACGACGCAGTCACCAGGGTCCCGCTCGTGATATCCGGGCTCGACGATGTCGAGTACCCGACGGACGAGCTGATTCAGCACATCGACGTCCTGCAGACGATCCTTTCCCGTGCGG is a window from the Halostella salina genome containing:
- a CDS encoding sulfatase, encoding MTSRPNVLWITLDSVRADHTSMDGYSRDTTPRMQAVANLADGRSFSNCFATGNSTPKSTGSMLTGTYPTRHGLGISNEYLPENIDTVPELFRRVGYATAGLTRNSYVSSGTGLDRGFDRFEWVAASTMLDAVDFRTIAKYLFNIRKHSAGLSLDTAKHATPYLLNEMAKQWLADLARDEPFFMYLHYNEPHRPYFPPLPYLDRYTDHLDISASEAAEISMRVHYELEDIVADGCDLTETELAAVEAMYDAEIAYTDEQVGNLLDYLRSLDLSDTVVVITGDHGELFGERGLLAHDFAVNDAVTRVPLVISGLDDVEYPTDELIQHIDVLQTILSRAGGETDQFQGIDLRTGTRDHVLSQRGPANFEPYLNCNPDFDTSRYHEGTLTGLRTHQYRLKKSENRVDLHALPDETTDVADAHPKIAAELNDELSEWLATEGQPIATGEDSELSEAMQKQLRDLGYME